In Burkholderiales bacterium, the following proteins share a genomic window:
- a CDS encoding cysteine synthase A yields MNLFANSIDAIGRTPLIRLTRASELTGCNIFGKAEFMNPGGSVKDRAALYIVKDAEERGLLKPGGVIVEGTAGNTGIGLCVVANARGYRTVIVIPETQSQEKKDVLRQYGADLREVPAVPYSNPNNYVKVSGRLAEAIAQTHAAGAIWANQFDNVANREAHFATTGPEIWEQTAGRVDGFVSAVGTGGTLAGVGMHLKSRNSKIRVALADPPGAALYNYYTHGALKAEGSSITEGIGQGRITANLENAPVDRAFQIPDAESVAVVFDLLQHEGLLLGTSTGVNVAGAIRLALEMGRGHTIVTMLCDGGQRYASRLFNPEFLRSRDLPVPRWLEGDGGIDVPTPFE; encoded by the coding sequence ATGAACCTCTTCGCCAACTCGATCGACGCGATCGGTCGCACACCGCTGATCCGGCTCACGCGCGCCTCCGAGCTCACCGGCTGCAACATCTTCGGCAAGGCCGAGTTCATGAATCCGGGCGGGTCGGTGAAGGACCGCGCGGCGCTGTACATCGTGAAGGACGCCGAGGAGCGCGGCCTGCTGAAACCCGGCGGCGTCATCGTCGAAGGCACCGCGGGCAACACCGGCATCGGCCTGTGCGTGGTGGCGAACGCGCGCGGCTATCGCACGGTCATCGTCATTCCGGAGACGCAAAGCCAGGAGAAGAAGGACGTCCTGCGGCAGTACGGCGCCGACCTGCGCGAGGTGCCGGCGGTTCCGTATTCCAATCCGAACAACTACGTGAAGGTGTCGGGGCGGCTCGCCGAGGCGATCGCGCAAACGCACGCCGCCGGCGCGATCTGGGCGAACCAGTTCGACAACGTCGCGAACCGGGAAGCGCATTTCGCGACGACCGGTCCGGAGATCTGGGAGCAGACCGCGGGCCGCGTCGACGGTTTCGTCAGCGCGGTCGGCACCGGCGGCACGCTCGCGGGCGTCGGCATGCACCTGAAGAGCCGCAACAGCAAGATCCGGGTCGCGCTCGCCGATCCGCCGGGCGCGGCGCTCTACAACTACTACACCCACGGCGCGCTCAAGGCCGAAGGCTCTTCGATCACCGAAGGCATCGGTCAGGGACGCATCACCGCGAACCTCGAGAACGCGCCGGTCGATCGCGCGTTCCAGATCCCCGACGCCGAGAGCGTCGCGGTGGTGTTCGACCTGCTGCAGCACGAAGGGCTGCTGCTCGGCACGTCGACGGGCGTCAACGTCGCCGGCGCGATTCGTCTCGCGCTCGAGATGGGGCGCGGCCACACCATCGTCACCATGCTCTGCGACGGCGGCCAGCGCTATGCGAGCCGACTCTTCAACCCCGAGTTCCTGCGCTCCAGGGACCTGCCGGTGCCGCGCTGGCTCGAAGGCGACGGCGGCATCGACGTACCCACCCCGTTCGAATGA
- a CDS encoding CaiB/BaiF CoA-transferase family protein, giving the protein MRPFEGVKILDCTHVLAGPFAAYQLGVLGADVIKVEDPNEPDQSRESGADMALNKKRMGTGFITQGSNKRSIALNLKTKQGQEALKRLVKDWADVFVENYRPGALKALGLGYEDFAKLNPKLVYASMTAFGQDGPRGNMTAYDHAIQATSGITATTGTQESGPIKVGAPVIDYAVGTTGAFAISAALYQTMRTGKGQHIDMAMLDVALILQASHITDYFHSGHATKRAGNRMRFPESSMHEASDGLVQLAASNARQHRRFYAAIGEHAEAERYSLDERYGRYDEKHDMIARKLKEKTAQEWEDYFQSKHVPATRVRELKETLQDPHLKHRGVLHRHENVPGVDKPMTVPLAGFKFEHDGPSIQTPPPTLGQHTDEVLASVGYSKADIEAMRKAGAVA; this is encoded by the coding sequence ATGCGACCGTTCGAAGGCGTGAAGATACTCGACTGCACGCACGTGCTCGCGGGACCGTTCGCGGCATACCAGCTCGGCGTGCTCGGCGCCGACGTGATCAAGGTCGAGGACCCCAACGAGCCCGACCAGAGCCGCGAGTCGGGCGCCGACATGGCGCTGAACAAGAAGCGCATGGGCACCGGCTTCATCACCCAGGGATCGAACAAGCGCTCGATCGCGCTCAACCTGAAGACGAAGCAGGGGCAGGAAGCGCTCAAGCGCCTGGTGAAGGACTGGGCCGACGTCTTCGTCGAGAACTACCGGCCCGGCGCGCTCAAGGCGCTCGGTCTCGGCTACGAGGATTTCGCGAAGCTCAACCCGAAGCTCGTCTACGCGTCGATGACCGCGTTCGGCCAGGACGGCCCGCGCGGCAACATGACCGCCTACGACCACGCGATCCAGGCGACCTCGGGTATCACGGCCACCACCGGCACCCAGGAAAGCGGCCCGATCAAGGTCGGCGCCCCGGTCATCGATTACGCGGTCGGCACCACCGGCGCGTTCGCGATCTCGGCAGCGCTGTACCAGACGATGCGCACCGGCAAAGGTCAGCACATCGACATGGCCATGCTCGACGTGGCGCTCATCCTCCAGGCCTCGCACATCACCGACTACTTCCACAGCGGCCACGCGACCAAGCGCGCGGGCAACCGGATGCGCTTCCCCGAGTCCTCCATGCACGAGGCGAGCGACGGCCTGGTGCAGCTCGCCGCGTCCAATGCCCGCCAGCATCGCCGTTTCTACGCCGCGATCGGCGAGCACGCCGAAGCCGAGCGCTACAGCCTCGACGAGCGCTACGGGCGCTACGACGAGAAGCACGACATGATCGCGCGCAAGCTCAAGGAGAAGACGGCGCAGGAGTGGGAGGACTACTTCCAGTCCAAGCACGTGCCGGCGACGCGGGTGCGCGAGCTGAAGGAGACGCTCCAGGACCCGCATCTGAAGCATCGCGGGGTGCTCCACCGGCACGAGAACGTGCCCGGCGTCGACAAGCCGATGACCGTCCCGCTCGCGGGCTTCAAGTTCGAGCACGACGGCCCGTCGATCCAGACGCCGCCGCCCACGCTCGGACAGCACACCGACGAAGTGCTGGCGTCGGTCGGCTACAGCAAGGCGGACATCGAAGCGATGCGGAAAGCGGGAGCGGTTGCCTAG
- a CDS encoding DUF4124 domain-containing protein produces the protein MSTHLHPLLRAALAAALVASAPAGHAQMYRWLDANGSVTFSNQLPSNMNTVTDLTVVLENLDGTVPNDKRSAAPPRAADDTRRPTVADVVDSFDRGPANATPPRATVAPGLTEATRDPCLISADPKCIEKNKAAYVPGRGYSPGSVAVGSTSSASAGGAVGGGGPPKLTAPKASAYALPPGSEAPGSAKR, from the coding sequence ATGAGCACGCACCTGCACCCCCTGCTGCGCGCCGCCCTCGCCGCGGCGCTCGTGGCGTCGGCTCCCGCCGGGCACGCCCAGATGTATCGCTGGCTCGACGCGAACGGATCGGTCACTTTCTCCAACCAGTTGCCGAGCAACATGAACACGGTGACGGATCTCACCGTCGTTCTCGAAAACCTCGACGGCACCGTTCCGAACGACAAGCGCTCGGCCGCGCCGCCCCGCGCGGCCGACGATACGCGCAGGCCGACGGTCGCCGACGTGGTCGACAGCTTCGATCGAGGCCCCGCGAATGCGACGCCGCCGCGCGCCACGGTCGCTCCGGGTCTGACCGAAGCGACCCGCGACCCGTGCCTCATCAGCGCCGATCCGAAGTGCATCGAGAAGAACAAGGCGGCCTACGTCCCGGGTCGCGGCTACTCGCCGGGCTCGGTGGCGGTCGGGAGCACATCGAGCGCGAGCGCCGGTGGCGCGGTGGGCGGCGGCGGACCGCCGAAGCTCACGGCGCCGAAAGCGAGCGCTTACGCGCTGCCGCCCGGCAGCGAAGCACCGGGAAGCGCGAAACGCTAA
- a CDS encoding aldo/keto reductase — MNPASIPTLTSANGARIPAIGFGTSQLGDCRDVVAKAIELGYRHIDTAWKYGSEKGVGNGIRQSGIARKDIFLVTKVSHEYLRAADFAKSVEESLENLQVDYVDMLHVHWPTVDNIPLEETMGALAEARRKGQARHIGVANFNIALVEEAIRLCPEKLDTLQAEYHPYLDQTKVLAACRRLGIVFTAYCPLARGRLFNDPVLGDIAKKKERTVAQVALRWLMQQGNIAAIPRSADPKHMAESLQVFDFELTGDEMARIHALKRPDGRIANPKGRAPAWD, encoded by the coding sequence ATGAACCCGGCTTCCATCCCGACGCTCACCTCCGCCAACGGCGCGCGCATTCCCGCGATCGGCTTCGGCACCTCCCAGCTCGGCGACTGCCGCGACGTCGTCGCGAAAGCGATCGAGCTCGGCTACCGCCACATCGACACCGCGTGGAAATACGGCTCCGAGAAAGGCGTGGGGAACGGCATCCGGCAATCGGGGATAGCCCGCAAAGACATCTTCCTCGTGACCAAGGTGTCGCACGAATACCTGCGCGCCGCCGATTTCGCGAAATCGGTCGAGGAGAGCCTGGAGAACCTCCAGGTCGATTACGTCGACATGCTGCACGTGCACTGGCCGACCGTCGACAACATCCCCCTGGAAGAGACGATGGGGGCGCTCGCCGAAGCCAGGCGCAAAGGCCAGGCGCGGCACATCGGCGTCGCCAACTTCAACATCGCGCTGGTCGAGGAAGCGATCCGCCTCTGCCCCGAGAAGCTCGACACGCTCCAGGCCGAGTACCACCCCTACCTCGACCAGACCAAGGTGCTGGCGGCGTGCCGCCGGCTCGGCATCGTGTTCACCGCCTATTGCCCGCTCGCGCGGGGGCGGCTCTTCAACGACCCGGTGCTCGGCGACATCGCGAAAAAGAAGGAGCGCACCGTCGCGCAGGTGGCGCTGCGCTGGCTCATGCAGCAAGGCAACATCGCGGCGATCCCGCGCTCGGCGGATCCGAAGCACATGGCCGAAAGCCTGCAGGTATTCGACTTCGAGTTGACCGGCGATGAAATGGCGCGCATACATGCGTTGAAGCGCCCGGACGGGCGTATCGCCAACCCGAAAGGGCGCGCACCCGCCTGGGACTGA
- a CDS encoding tripartite tricarboxylate transporter substrate binding protein, with protein MKKLAMIVAGALAAAGACEAQQYPTKTVRILVGFAPGGSTDLTARIYAEALNKLWGTQAVVDNRPGASGVIAADLAAKAAPDGYTWLVSPQTSTVVAPLILKKVPYDPARDFAPVAVIGSTPQLLVLHPSMPPKNFREFASFVKANAKTLSYASGGIGSTPHMAGELFNMSLKVRVTHVPYKGENPGVVDLLGGQIPYMFSNLPVVLPHVQAGRLKAVAITSLKRSPLAPEYPTVAESGIPGFDTATWSGLYLPGQTPRDLVKRVHGDVSRVAHAPEFRKRMLQQGIDQSDADTPEKHAAYLKTELARWSKVVAEAGIKAE; from the coding sequence TTGAAGAAGCTCGCCATGATCGTGGCAGGCGCGCTGGCAGCCGCCGGCGCCTGTGAAGCCCAGCAATATCCGACCAAGACCGTGCGCATCCTCGTCGGGTTTGCGCCCGGCGGCTCGACCGACCTCACCGCGCGCATCTACGCGGAGGCGCTCAACAAGCTCTGGGGCACGCAGGCGGTGGTGGACAATCGCCCCGGCGCGAGCGGCGTCATCGCCGCGGACCTCGCGGCCAAAGCGGCGCCGGACGGCTACACGTGGCTGGTGTCGCCGCAGACGAGCACGGTGGTGGCGCCGCTGATACTGAAGAAAGTGCCTTACGATCCCGCGCGCGATTTCGCGCCGGTGGCGGTGATCGGCTCGACGCCCCAGCTCCTCGTGCTGCATCCGTCGATGCCGCCGAAGAACTTCAGGGAATTCGCGAGCTTCGTCAAAGCGAACGCGAAGACTCTTTCGTACGCGTCGGGCGGGATCGGGTCGACGCCTCACATGGCGGGCGAGCTCTTCAACATGTCGCTCAAGGTGCGCGTGACGCACGTCCCGTACAAGGGCGAGAACCCCGGGGTCGTCGATCTTCTCGGCGGGCAGATTCCGTACATGTTCTCGAACCTGCCGGTGGTCCTTCCCCACGTTCAGGCGGGGCGCCTCAAAGCGGTCGCGATCACCAGCCTGAAGCGCTCACCGCTCGCGCCCGAATATCCGACGGTGGCGGAATCGGGCATCCCCGGCTTCGATACCGCGACGTGGAGCGGGCTCTACCTTCCGGGGCAGACCCCTCGCGATCTGGTCAAACGCGTCCACGGCGACGTCTCCAGGGTCGCCCATGCGCCCGAGTTCAGGAAAAGAATGCTGCAGCAAGGCATCGACCAGAGCGACGCGGACACGCCGGAGAAGCACGCGGCGTATCTCAAGACCGAGCTCGCGCGCTGGAGCAAGGTCGTCGCGGAGGCCGGCATCAAGGCTGAATAG
- a CDS encoding SDR family NAD(P)-dependent oxidoreductase: MKAPEYKRALIVGAGSGLSASLARLFTREGLQVALAARDPSKLDGLCKEIGARAYPCDATNAAHVQRLFASVESAGGAPDVVVYNASGRVRGPVADLDPGEVERAIAVSGYGGFLVAQQAAKRMLAGKHGAILLTGASASVKGYAQSAAFAMGKFALRGLAQSMARELQPQGIHVAHFVIDGAIARPDRTPPSDAPDSMLDPDAIALTYLNVLRQPRSAWTWEVELRPWVEKF; this comes from the coding sequence ATGAAAGCTCCCGAATACAAGCGCGCGCTCATCGTCGGCGCCGGTTCCGGCCTGTCCGCTTCGCTCGCGCGGCTTTTCACGCGCGAGGGTCTGCAGGTGGCGCTCGCCGCGCGCGATCCGTCCAAGCTCGACGGCCTGTGCAAGGAGATCGGCGCGCGGGCCTACCCGTGCGACGCCACGAATGCCGCGCACGTGCAACGCCTCTTTGCGAGCGTCGAATCGGCGGGGGGCGCGCCGGACGTGGTGGTCTACAACGCGAGCGGCCGCGTGCGCGGACCGGTCGCCGATCTCGACCCGGGCGAAGTCGAGCGCGCGATCGCGGTCAGCGGCTACGGCGGCTTTCTCGTCGCGCAGCAGGCCGCCAAGCGCATGCTGGCCGGCAAGCACGGCGCAATCCTCCTGACCGGCGCCTCGGCGAGCGTCAAGGGCTACGCGCAGTCGGCGGCGTTCGCGATGGGCAAGTTCGCCTTACGCGGGCTCGCGCAAAGCATGGCGCGCGAGCTCCAGCCGCAAGGGATACACGTCGCGCACTTCGTGATCGACGGTGCGATCGCGCGGCCGGACCGCACGCCGCCGTCCGACGCGCCCGATTCGATGCTCGACCCCGACGCGATCGCGCTGACCTATCTCAACGTGCTGCGCCAGCCGCGCAGCGCGTGGACGTGGGAGGTCGAGCTTCGGCCCTGGGTCGAGAAGTTCTGA
- a CDS encoding PaaI family thioesterase, producing MPRRESALCARVAQALRANRAAKLNFPGLFMGLSGRHVGDDGIDLTFDDGEWSRDVRGELNWPALGVLLDIGLGAVTRLKSPPTQRPATVQLQMQMTGVPMTGHAVCRARLLEHAGAAAVKHALSSGTVTCDERVVAYVSGAFLMLDLPEGRTQAREPWAPAGLEFDRDAELDDYERTAVKRCAAAERAATPAHPFIDRFWCGIPQGGDGKARLDVPVGPHLGNRTGHVHGGILLGMAVQTAGAAVPQMALSNVSAWFVRPGDGARLRVRSKVVQQGRTLAVVRTQILSAEGKLVLEATSQHIAAAADGA from the coding sequence TTGCCTAGACGCGAGTCCGCCCTCTGCGCGCGGGTGGCGCAGGCGCTGCGGGCGAACCGCGCAGCCAAGCTCAATTTCCCCGGCCTGTTCATGGGCCTTTCCGGCCGCCACGTCGGCGACGACGGCATCGATCTCACGTTCGACGACGGCGAGTGGTCGCGCGACGTGCGCGGCGAGCTCAACTGGCCGGCGCTCGGCGTGTTGCTCGACATCGGCCTGGGCGCGGTGACACGGCTCAAGTCGCCGCCGACGCAAAGGCCGGCGACCGTGCAGCTTCAGATGCAGATGACCGGCGTGCCGATGACCGGACACGCCGTCTGCCGGGCGCGCCTGCTCGAGCACGCCGGCGCAGCCGCAGTGAAGCATGCGCTGTCCAGCGGCACGGTCACCTGCGATGAGCGCGTCGTCGCGTACGTGTCGGGCGCTTTCCTCATGCTCGACCTGCCCGAAGGCAGGACGCAGGCGCGCGAGCCGTGGGCGCCGGCGGGTCTCGAGTTCGATCGCGACGCCGAGCTCGACGATTACGAGCGCACCGCGGTGAAGCGCTGCGCCGCGGCAGAGCGTGCGGCTACGCCCGCGCATCCGTTCATCGATCGGTTCTGGTGCGGCATTCCCCAAGGCGGCGACGGCAAAGCGCGTCTCGACGTTCCCGTCGGCCCGCATCTCGGCAACCGCACCGGGCACGTCCACGGCGGGATTCTGCTCGGCATGGCGGTGCAGACCGCCGGCGCGGCCGTGCCGCAGATGGCGCTATCCAACGTCAGCGCGTGGTTCGTGCGGCCGGGCGACGGTGCGCGGCTCAGGGTGCGGTCGAAGGTCGTGCAGCAGGGCCGCACGCTGGCGGTGGTGCGCACGCAGATACTCAGCGCCGAAGGCAAGCTCGTGCTCGAAGCGACCTCGCAACATATTGCCGCCGCGGCGGACGGCGCCTAG
- a CDS encoding DUF72 domain-containing protein has translation MAGRIRVGIGGWTYEPWRETFYPEGVTQARELEYASTQVTAIEINGTFYRLQKPETFAKWRDATPDDFVFAVKAPRYSTVRKVLSEAGESIERFVASGVGELGPKLGPILWQFAPTKRFDADDFEGFLKLLPREIAGRPARHALEPRHESFVTPAFVALARKYHAAIVYADSDEHPTIGDLTADFTYARLQKAEAKVKTGYNTVALDAWAKIAKTLARGSEPAEFPRVDKPVKKGSARDVFVFFINGAKERAPAAAKALLERL, from the coding sequence ATGGCGGGGCGCATCAGGGTCGGCATCGGCGGCTGGACGTACGAGCCGTGGCGCGAGACGTTCTATCCGGAGGGCGTGACGCAGGCGCGCGAGCTCGAATACGCGAGCACGCAGGTCACCGCGATCGAGATCAACGGCACCTTTTATCGTCTCCAGAAACCGGAGACCTTCGCCAAGTGGCGCGACGCGACGCCCGACGATTTCGTGTTCGCGGTCAAGGCGCCGCGGTACTCGACCGTGCGCAAGGTGCTGTCCGAAGCGGGCGAATCGATCGAGCGCTTCGTCGCGAGCGGCGTGGGCGAGCTCGGTCCCAAGCTCGGGCCGATCCTGTGGCAGTTCGCGCCGACCAAGCGCTTCGATGCGGACGACTTCGAAGGCTTCCTGAAGCTGTTGCCGCGCGAGATCGCCGGACGTCCGGCGCGCCACGCGCTCGAGCCGCGGCACGAGAGCTTCGTCACGCCGGCCTTCGTCGCGCTGGCGCGGAAATACCACGCGGCGATCGTCTACGCGGACTCCGACGAGCACCCGACGATCGGCGATCTCACCGCCGACTTCACCTACGCGCGGCTGCAGAAAGCGGAAGCCAAGGTGAAGACGGGTTACAACACCGTCGCGCTCGATGCGTGGGCGAAGATCGCCAAGACGCTCGCGCGCGGCAGCGAGCCGGCGGAGTTTCCGCGCGTCGACAAGCCGGTGAAGAAAGGCAGCGCGCGCGACGTCTTCGTGTTCTTCATCAACGGCGCGAAAGAGCGCGCGCCGGCGGCGGCGAAAGCCTTGCTGGAACGCCTTTAG
- a CDS encoding cyclase family protein, which translates to MTRSRFVLVSLVLAAAAAQAQQPSWTVPEPSARCPSRWGAGDERGSMNLQSPPLIQNAAKLIQLGEIVELGHVLNNNMPMSATRQYNLHTKRTFMNPQSNQRGSNEELVTSEMGQVGTQFDGFAHQMHRDLFYNCVKLDDVQTRNGFTKFGIHNVGAIFTRGILLDIAALKGVDVIMGGYEITVADLEAALQKQGTRIQPGDAVLIHTGWGKLWGKDNKTYQFAGHAGIGVQAALWLARQDPILLGADNGTVEISPNPDKQISLPVHQIALVVYGIHLLENLKLDELAAKKVYEFAFIMQPIKMQGATGSTVAPIAVR; encoded by the coding sequence ATGACTCGCTCGCGTTTCGTGCTGGTGTCGCTCGTCCTCGCCGCCGCGGCGGCGCAAGCCCAACAACCTTCGTGGACCGTTCCCGAGCCTTCGGCGCGATGCCCCTCCCGATGGGGCGCCGGAGACGAGCGAGGCTCGATGAATCTCCAGAGCCCGCCCCTCATCCAGAACGCCGCCAAGCTCATCCAGCTCGGCGAGATCGTCGAGCTCGGCCACGTGCTCAACAACAACATGCCGATGTCGGCGACGCGGCAGTACAACCTGCACACCAAGCGCACGTTCATGAACCCGCAATCGAACCAGCGCGGGTCGAACGAAGAGCTGGTGACGAGCGAGATGGGGCAGGTCGGCACGCAGTTCGACGGCTTCGCGCACCAGATGCATCGGGATCTCTTCTACAACTGCGTGAAGCTCGACGACGTCCAGACACGCAACGGCTTCACCAAGTTCGGCATCCACAACGTCGGCGCGATCTTCACGCGCGGCATCCTGCTCGACATCGCGGCGCTGAAAGGCGTGGACGTCATCATGGGCGGCTACGAGATCACGGTGGCCGATCTCGAAGCGGCGCTGCAGAAACAGGGCACGCGCATCCAGCCCGGCGACGCGGTGCTCATCCACACCGGCTGGGGCAAGCTCTGGGGCAAGGACAACAAGACCTACCAGTTCGCGGGGCACGCGGGCATCGGCGTGCAGGCCGCGCTATGGCTCGCCAGGCAGGACCCGATACTGCTCGGCGCGGACAACGGCACGGTGGAAATCTCACCCAATCCCGACAAGCAGATCTCGCTGCCGGTGCACCAGATCGCGCTGGTCGTCTACGGCATCCACCTGCTGGAGAACCTGAAGCTCGACGAGCTCGCGGCGAAGAAGGTCTACGAGTTCGCGTTCATCATGCAGCCGATCAAGATGCAGGGCGCGACGGGGTCGACCGTCGCGCCGATCGCGGTGCGTTGA
- a CDS encoding DUF4124 domain-containing protein: MRAFLCTIVLALSAAPLVHAQVYKWTDEKGVVNYSNSPPPEGKSKKGVSVVEDRVSVYSADPAVVQATQNARERRGLVPPQTAAVDQRPPSPAPAQLPAPPITAVDPCINGYDPVACGGYYTHSPAFAGRHRPPHLIQPNLPPGATAGNVNNGTGFTPGLSTQSGLGAQPPARPQRPQSAPLRDR, translated from the coding sequence ATGCGCGCTTTCCTCTGCACGATCGTTCTCGCCCTCTCGGCCGCGCCTCTCGTGCACGCGCAGGTCTACAAGTGGACCGACGAGAAGGGCGTGGTCAATTACTCGAACAGCCCGCCCCCCGAAGGCAAGTCGAAGAAAGGCGTATCGGTCGTCGAGGACCGCGTCTCGGTCTATAGCGCCGACCCGGCGGTGGTGCAGGCGACGCAGAACGCGCGCGAACGGCGCGGCCTGGTGCCGCCGCAGACCGCAGCGGTGGACCAGCGTCCGCCGTCCCCCGCGCCGGCCCAGTTGCCGGCGCCGCCGATCACCGCGGTCGATCCGTGCATCAACGGCTACGACCCCGTCGCGTGCGGCGGCTATTACACCCACAGCCCGGCGTTCGCCGGCCGCCATCGCCCGCCGCATCTCATCCAGCCCAACCTGCCGCCGGGCGCGACCGCGGGCAACGTCAACAACGGCACCGGCTTTACGCCGGGGTTGTCCACGCAGTCCGGCCTCGGCGCGCAGCCTCCGGCCAGGCCGCAGAGACCGCAGAGCGCGCCGCTGCGCGATCGCTAA
- a CDS encoding beta-propeller domain-containing protein, giving the protein MNRILFRSAVIGALLAIASGCASAGAYAPRKTLKAFANEQEISQLFARWHEDYQRRMAERGRRDERRLAESAPQPAAPPATAAAKSAAAPAAEADSITNVQHAGVDEGGIVKLHGNHLVILRRGRLFTVDVRDRQLRPVSAVDAYGKGIEPQGAWYDEMLISGDTVVVIGYSYARGGTEIGLFDLSNSGELSYRSTYHLRSNDYYSSRNYASRLIGSKLVFYTPLYLNPWGGNPFASFPAMRRWQSGATSADFKRIAPANRVYRTFDPIDPNHGVALHTVTTCELARPEMECTSTAVMGPPGRVFYVSAANVYVWTTSVSRSMGGFAAAGSAVFRIPLDGASPSMLKTAGSPIDQFSFLESDDGHLNVLLRPPGTGGDGMWAGERNTGQLGLLRVALASFSDGTDSAPRDAYRALPTPAGGALQNRYIGSYLVYGSGAGWRRPTADARGTPAYAVRYASRSNADAIALVHGVDRIEALGTHAVLVGSDGRDLHFTSVRLGARAEVANRYTRPNASQGETRSHGFYYRPETAADGLVGLPVIGGGQGAYRQLRHTSASLLFLRNRSLDLSELGTLDARTDSNADDNCRASCVDWYGNSRPLFIKERVFALLGYEIVEGRISGTQIAELRRINYSPSWLDR; this is encoded by the coding sequence ATGAATCGGATCTTGTTCCGCAGTGCAGTGATCGGCGCGCTGCTCGCAATCGCGAGCGGGTGCGCGAGCGCCGGCGCGTACGCGCCGCGCAAGACGCTGAAAGCGTTCGCGAACGAGCAGGAGATCTCGCAGCTCTTCGCGCGCTGGCACGAAGACTACCAGCGCCGCATGGCCGAGCGCGGCCGGCGTGACGAGCGACGGCTCGCCGAGAGCGCGCCGCAGCCGGCAGCGCCGCCGGCGACGGCGGCGGCGAAATCGGCAGCGGCGCCCGCCGCCGAGGCGGATTCGATCACCAACGTGCAGCACGCCGGCGTCGACGAAGGCGGCATCGTCAAGCTCCACGGCAACCATCTGGTGATCCTGCGCCGCGGCCGCCTCTTCACGGTCGATGTGCGTGACCGGCAGTTGCGCCCGGTGTCGGCGGTCGACGCCTACGGCAAGGGCATCGAGCCGCAGGGTGCATGGTACGACGAGATGCTGATCTCGGGCGACACCGTCGTCGTCATCGGCTATTCCTACGCGCGCGGCGGCACCGAGATCGGGCTCTTCGACCTGTCGAATTCCGGAGAGCTTTCGTACCGTTCGACGTACCACCTGCGCTCGAACGACTACTACTCGTCGCGCAATTACGCGAGCCGCCTGATCGGCAGCAAGCTGGTCTTCTACACGCCGCTCTATCTCAACCCGTGGGGCGGCAATCCGTTCGCGAGCTTCCCCGCGATGCGCCGCTGGCAGTCGGGCGCGACGAGCGCCGACTTCAAGCGCATCGCGCCCGCGAATCGCGTCTATCGCACCTTCGATCCGATCGATCCGAACCACGGCGTGGCGCTGCACACCGTGACTACATGCGAGCTGGCACGGCCCGAGATGGAGTGCACGAGCACCGCCGTCATGGGGCCGCCGGGGCGCGTGTTCTACGTGTCCGCTGCGAACGTCTACGTGTGGACGACGAGCGTATCGCGCTCGATGGGCGGCTTCGCAGCCGCGGGCTCGGCGGTGTTCCGCATTCCGCTCGACGGCGCGAGCCCGAGCATGCTCAAGACCGCGGGCAGCCCGATCGACCAGTTCTCGTTCCTCGAAAGCGACGACGGCCATCTCAACGTACTGCTGCGTCCGCCCGGCACGGGCGGCGACGGCATGTGGGCGGGCGAGCGCAACACCGGTCAGCTCGGCCTCCTGCGCGTGGCGCTGGCGAGCTTCTCCGACGGCACGGACAGCGCGCCGCGCGACGCGTATCGCGCGCTGCCGACGCCTGCCGGCGGGGCGCTCCAGAACCGCTACATCGGCTCGTATCTCGTCTACGGAAGCGGCGCAGGCTGGCGGCGTCCGACGGCGGACGCGCGCGGGACGCCGGCGTATGCGGTGCGCTATGCGTCGCGCTCGAATGCAGACGCCATCGCGCTCGTGCACGGCGTCGACCGCATCGAAGCGCTCGGCACCCACGCGGTGCTGGTCGGCAGCGACGGCCGCGACCTGCACTTCACGAGCGTGCGGCTGGGCGCGCGCGCCGAAGTCGCGAACCGCTACACGCGGCCGAACGCGTCGCAGGGCGAGACGCGCAGCCACGGCTTCTACTATCGCCCCGAGACGGCCGCAGACGGGCTTGTCGGCCTGCCGGTCATCGGCGGCGGACAGGGCGCCTACCGCCAGCTTCGTCACACCTCGGCATCGCTGCTGTTCCTGCGCAACCGCTCGCTCGACCTGTCCGAGCTCGGCACGCTCGACGCCCGTACCGACTCGAACGCCGACGACAACTGCCGCGCCTCCTGCGTCGACTGGTACGGGAACTCGCGCCCGCTGTTCATCAAGGAACGCGTGTTCGCGCTGCTGGGGTATGAGATCGTGGAGGGCCGGATTAGCGGCACACAGATCGCCGAGTTGAGGCGAATCAACTACTCGCCTTCGTGGCTGGATCGGTAA